One segment of Rattus norvegicus strain BN/NHsdMcwi chromosome 16, GRCr8, whole genome shotgun sequence DNA contains the following:
- the Dydc2 gene encoding DPY30 domain-containing protein 2 isoform X1, protein METAYLKKCFGNTLTQALAEVARVQPNDPIEYLAHWLYHHRNITKAEEKKKQEELQLQEVHDSNSKEAKATATLKEGSYQIKQKCEKRHQELPSTSVSSDQTPALQEDLALREEKSTRQEAPPGVSNVITKTPQSAIPS, encoded by the exons ATGGAAACTGCTTACCTGAAGAAATGCTTTGGAAACACCCTGACCCAGGCACTGGCAGAGGTGGCAAGGGTGCAGCCAAATGACCCAATAGAGTACCTGGCTCACTGGCTTTACCATCACAGGAATATAACCAAAGCTGAAGAGAAG AAAAAGCAAGAGGAGCTACAACTTCAAGAAGTGCATGACAGCAACTCCAAGGAAGCAAAAGCTACAGCAACACTGAAAGAAGGAAGCTATCAGATTAAGCAGAAGTGTGAAAAGCGTCACCAG gaACTGCCCTCGACCTCTGTTTCCTCAGACCAGACCCCAGCCCTGCAGGAAGACCTGGCACTCCGTGAGGAGAAGAGTACGAGGCAGGAAGCTCCACCAGGTGTCTCGAATGTGATTACTAAGACGCCTCAGAGTGCTATTccctcataa